In Sphaerospermopsis torques-reginae ITEP-024, the genomic window GACACACACATTACTGTATCGTAAAAAGAGTCAGGAGTCAGGAGTCAGGAGTCAGAATAATTTTAGATTTTAGATTTTAGATTTTAGATTGGAGTTGACAGAAACAATCCAAAATCCAAAATCCAAAATCCTTTCATTGTATCCCTAGTCCCCAACGAAACAAAATCCCACAACCTTGAGTGTGGGATACTCTCAAATGTGTTTTCTGCAAAACTTACAACTGATCTAATTGTCTCTTTAAAGCTTCCAACTCAGCATCCACTGGTTCACGAGGTCCATCTGTGGTAGTTGGTTGTTGTGTATTGCTGGTTTGTTGTTGTGGGGGTAGTTGCGGTTGAGGTGGTGCTGGTGATAGCATACTTGCTTTCAAGGCTGCCAATTCATCATCAACATCGCTACTACCTTCCAACTGGGCAAATTGGTTTTCTAAAGTTCCACCTACTAATTCTGCTGTAGACTGAGCGCGAGCTTCTTGCATCAATACCTTTTCTTCCATGCGCTCAAAAGCAGCCATAGCACTGCTGGTACTCATCCCACTAACCATTGAACCCAGTTGTTCTTGAGCTTTAGCAGCAGTAATCCGCGCTTTGAGCATTTCTTTCTTGGTTTTAGCTTCAGAAATTTTGCTCTCTAGCTGGATTAAATTCTTTTTCAGAGTTTCCACCTGTACAGTCTGCTGCTCCAAACTAGCTTTTAATGCTGTAGCAGTATCATTAAAAGTTTTCTTGCGCTCTAATGCTTGACGAGCTAGGTTTTCATCACCTTTTTGCAGAGCTAGTTGGGCGTTACGTTGCCACTTATTAACTTCATTTACAGCATCATTGTATTGTTTCTCTGTGCGTTTTTGGGCGGCGATCGCTTGTGCAATACCTTGACGTAACTGTACCAAGTCTTCCTGCATTTCCAACAGGGCTTGTTCCAGCATTTTTTCTGGATCTTCTGCTTTATTGATTAAATCGTTAACATTCGCACTAACTACTCTTTTAAGCCGATCAAATAATCCCATAACTTTGTTTTTCCTTGTTTTTATGCTTGAGGTTTACGCGCTTGGTTAGACAGTGAACTTTTTTACTGTTTAATAGCTACTTATTTCAATTTAATCTTTTTAGTCGGGAATGGTATTTTTACAATACTCTCTCCATTCTGGATCATGACAATATAATTCAGCTACATTAACTCATCAGATTCAACATTTAGTAGTTTTCATTACTTGCTGTACTGCAAAGCTATAGCTCAAGCTATATCTGTGTCTGCTGGTTATTTACCTCCTTTAACATTTGGGTTTTCATTGCTGCTAGTTCGGTCTCAACATCATTATTCATAGAATTCAACTTAGCAAATCCTGTTTCCAGATTGTCACCACCCAATTGACTAATAGCTGCTGATTGTGCTTCCATCTGTATAACTTTATCTTCCATCCGTTCTAATGCACCCAGACTAGATGTAGTAGAAAATTCACTCAGCATTTCCTGAAGTTTATAGGATGCCGCCGCAGAACGAGCGCGAGCAATGTACATATCTTTTTTGGTTTTTACCTCTGCGGTTTTCAACTCCAAACTACGCATATCCTGTTTTAACTTCTCTACAACTTGTTTTTGCTGTTCTATTTGCTCAAACAAAGCCGTAGCCGTTTGTTGGTAAGTTTGGCGTTTGGTGAGAGCTTCCCTGGCTAAAACTTCATTACCTTGTTGGAGAGCTAGTTGAGCGCGACGATACCATTCTTGAGATTGAGATTCTGCTGCAAGTGCTTGACGTTCAGTGCGTTTTTGGGTAGCGATCGCACCAGCAACTCCCTGTCTCAATTGTACCAAATTTGACTGCATTTCCAGAAAGGTTTGCTCCAAAACTTTTTCTGGATCTTCAGCACCGTTTACCAAACTGTTGACATTAGCACCAATCACCCGCAAAATGCGCTTCATCACTTCCATACTCAAATATGCCCCCTTCAGGTTTTAGCAACCAGCAAATTTAGGCTTCTTTCCATGATCACTTCTGAATTATCAGTCCTTAATTATCAATTATCAACTATCAATTATCAACTATCAATTACCTATCATGGTTTTAGTACACGGGCTTTAATGCCTTTTGTCTGTAGTTGCTTTAAACGTTGTTTTGCTTGCTCTTCAGTCTTCAACGCACCAAGATAAATATACTTTTGTCCATCTGATAAATAAGCATCAGGAACAACTTGCCGCGCATTTGCTAAAGCATTATTGCCTTGATTATCAGCCACAATATAATAGTACCTATCCGCTGATGGTTTTATTTCTGTATTCAGTCCTGGTAAAGTTTCCTTGGGCTTGGGTATAGCTGAAACATTGGGGACTGAAGTTGGTGGAACTACTGGACTTATGGGTGTTTCGATGACTATGGGTTGGGGAGTAGCTGTCGGGGTTGGTTTAACTTTCGGTGTTAAACCTATTATATCATTAGTATCTCTAACCTGTGGAAACTCACGAGCAGCTAAGTTAGGATATTTGGGAATAGGCGTGATTTGTGGTTGGTCTATAGGTGAGATATTATTGGCAGTTGCATCAGTATTTTCACTTATTTGTGAGTAAACACGGTTAAAAAATTTGCTTAAATACAACTGTGGCACAGTTTGGGGATTAAATACTACATAGCCTAAAGTTAAACTAGCTAACAGCAGCAGCAGCATAGAACCAATACCCAAAGGTGACAGTAAACTGTCGTTAGAATTACTTGATTTGTTGGTTGGTGGTTGTTCTTCTTGGAGACTTCGCAGCAGTGCTTCACTTGATTCTAAATAATCATCTGGGTGTTTGGGAGTATGATTTGCCGGCACAGGAGTTTCACTTTCAGCAGCCTTGGGCTTTGTCGGTACTATATTACTGATAGGCTTTGACTCTGGTGGCTGAGGTGGGGTTTGTATTTTTGTAGACTGTTCGGCAGAAGACAGTGGTAAATGATTGATTTCTTCCTGTTTTTCCACATCTGAGACAGGATTTTCTAGAAAAATTGAGTTATTCTTAAATTCTGCCGTTGATGGCTGAGTTGTTACGAATGTCTCAGTTATTGTATTTAACTCTTGGGATGGCTGAGGAATATAATTTTCTACACTAACTGTTTTCGGTTGCCTCACTCCATTGCGTGCGCGTCGGTATCTAGTTAACTCTTGATCTAGCTGTACTTCTAAACTTCCTAGTGCTGTGGCTAGTGCTGGCTTTAACCCAGAGGTTTTAGAGGATGGTTTATCAGAATCAATGGTAAGATTTTGACTCATTGCCAGGATACCTTAAATGCGATACTGCTGTATGAATTTTATCAGTAAAAAATTCAAGTGACTCCTGGATCTTCTGACTCCTGGATCTCCTGACTCCTTCCTAAAATCTAAAATCTAGATGTCGTTGAAATCTGTTAATGATATTTTAGGCATTCTCCAACTGGAAGCCCAATGGCAGGAACAACCTTTTTCACGCTTGCTCAAGTGTTGGGAAGAAGTTGTTGGGGTTAAGGTTGCTGCACAAACGCGCCCTTTGTCGATTCAGCGTGATGTTTTGTGGGTAGCAACTTCTAGTGCAGCTTGGGCGCAAAATTTGACTTTCCAACGCAAAAATCTGCTGTTAAAGTTAAATCAAAAGTTAAATCACGAGATATCTAGACCTTTGATAGATATTCGGTTTTCTACTGCCCAATGGAAACAAACACCATTACCAGACAACCCGCAACAAACTTTATCACCCCAAGCACACCCTAGTTATTTGGGTGAAACTATATCTAAGTCTGAACTTAAAGCTACTGCTAAAAATGCTCAGACAGCGTTTGAACAATGGGCTAGAAATAGACAAGAGCGATCGCATAACTTAAACTTACCTCTTTGCCCCCAATGTCAATGTCCATCCCCACCAGGTGAAGTCCAACGCTGGGGTGTTTGTTCTCCTTGTGCCGCTAAATTTGTCATTGATAAACCGGGAAACAAAGAATAGCCAAAATGCAACATCTAAAAGGCTCGTGTCATCCAAATCTCACTCTTTATCTTTGATCCCCAATGCTTTCTAGGCAAAAACAAGTATGTGGTCACTTCACTAATCATATACAAATATGACAGAATTATAAAAACATAATAAAAGTTTTTTTTGAAAAAAATCCCTAGAACCCTGATGAGATAATCACTTCTTGGCTTTTATACCTATTTTGTCAGGGAACGAAAATATTAAGTGTGATAATTACCCTTCGTTCCCAGTCAAAACTCAAGATTATGAAACCAATTAACCCTTTAACATCAGCCTGTAGGTATTGTCGTCATTACCAACCAGAAGGCCGTCGTGGTGGTATGTGTCAGCAATTAAATGCACCTGTTCAAGCGGGCTGGAAAGCTTGTTCTTTAGCGATCCCGGCTTTTGCTCCTACATGGGAATCTTTAGAAGATGGTTGGAGTTTACCATTATCTAAACCTATTGTACCTATCTTACCCGTTACTGCTAATATCAATTCCGATTTAGAAAATTTAGAATTTACAACCGTTGCGGAAACATCTGTTTCCTCGTTACCAGAGGTAAAAACCAAAGTTTTAGCTGTTTAAGACTTGGTTACTACTTTTGGTGACTACTCTAATTATATTTTTCCCAATCAGACGGCTAAATATAACATTGGCATTTAATTTAGGATGGCAAATTTTTTGGTGCTGCAATTTTGTTTTTGATAAAGCCTTATTAGCATCGCACCTTGTGATCAGGTGCGCTTGAGAGGATGGTTAAGGCAACCAGGGAAAGTCACGAAAATTGGGGGGACGTTTTTCGAGAAAAGCTTGTTTGCCTTCTGATCCTTCTGCTGTCATGTAGTAAAGTAAAGTGGCGTTACCAGCCAGTTCTTGTAACCCTGCCTGTCCGTCACAGTCAGCGTTAAATGCTGCCTTTAAACAACGTATAGCAATGGGACTTTTTTCTAATATTTCCTGCGCCCATTTTATCCCTTCGGCTTCGAGTTCTGCGACAGGAACTACTGTATTAACTAAACCCATTTCTAAAGCTTGTTCGGCATTATATTGACGACAAAGAAACCAAATTTCTCGCGCTTTTTTCTGTCCAACTATTCGCGCTAAATAACTCGCACCAAAACCACCATCAAAACTTCCTACTTTTGGTCCAGTTTGTCCAAAAATAGCATTATCGGCTGCTATGGTTAAGTCACAAATTAAATGTAAAACATGACCACCACCAATAGCATAACCGGCGACTAAAGCAATCACTACTTTAGGCATGGAACGGATCAAACGTTGCAAATCTAGCACATTTAAGCGCGGAATCCCTTCATCATCAACATAACCAGCTTGTCCGCGTACACTTTGATCACCACCGGAACAGAAAGCATATTTTCCATCTGTGTGGGGACCTGCACCCGTAAATAGAACTACACCAATATTAGTATCTTCACGAGCATCACAAAAAGCCTCATAAAGTTCAAAGACAGTTTTCGGGCGGAAAGCATTGCGTTTGTGGGGACGGTTGATGGTTATTTTCGCAATACCATCGGTTTTTTGATACAGAATATCTTCGTAGGTTTTAACAGTTTTCCAGTCTGTTGACATAGAGATAACTTAACTATGGTGCTTGAAAATTTTATCAGGGAAGAGGTGACAGGTGACAGGTGACAGTAAGAAGGGAATAGGGAACAGGGAACAGGTGAGGTGAGGAGATGGGGAGATGGGGAGATTAATAACTAATAACTAATAACTAATTACTAAACAGACATGATATTATTTGATTATTATTGTATTCTGAAGTTGGAAAAATCCAATAGGATGATTTTATGTCTTACAGTGATTTTACTTTAGAAGCGGTTAAGAAAAACCTGAATCTCAAAATTTCTACGAGAGATAATATTTTTGCTGGAGTTACACCATCGCCAATAAGTGATTATTTACAGGAAACTTTAGCTTATAATGTTCCTTTTGCTTTGGCTAGTAATACGGAAAAATCTCGTTCTGAGATGATTATTACACCTATTTTATTAGAGTTAACTAAACAGAAAAAACAGAAAAATCAAGAAATTAGTTTGTTCTCTGGTGTAGAATTTAATGTTGATTATAGTCAGGGTTTAAGCGGTAATTGTGATTTTATTATTAGTCGTTCTCCTGAATTTTTATTAATTAATGCCCCGGTAATTTTAGTTGTTGAAGCCAAGAAAGAAAATATTAAAGGTGGTTTAGGTCAATGTATTGCAGAAATGTATGCTGCTAGGTTATTTAATGAAAGAGAAGAAAATGAAATTACAGAAATTTATGGTGTGGTAACTACTGGGGAAATTTGGAAGTTTTTAAAGTTATCAGATGAACGGGTACAGATTGATTTAGCCGAGTATTTTTTAAATGATGTTGCTAAAATTATGGGTATTTTAACGAGTGCTGTCAAGTAATTAGGTGACAGGTGACAGGTGACAGAAAAGTGTTTTGTCCAATTACCAATTACCAATTACCCATTACCAAACATTAAAATATACCAAATAAATCAGCTTTATGACTTTTTTAACTGTAAGAATCAGTTGAGTCAGAGTAGAATTAATCTGGCCAATTTTCTCTGGTTAAATCTCTACAAACAGGAGGTTAAATTTTGGCTAAGTTGAAAGTCGCTATTAACGGTTTTGGGCGGATCGGTCGTCTGGTACTCCGTGCGGGTATTAATAATCCTAACATTGAATTTGTGGGGATTAATGATTTAGTACCACCGGATAATTTGGCTTATCTTTTAAAGTACGACTCTACACACGGTAAGTTAAAAAGTAAGGTGGAAGCTAGGGAAGATGGCATGGTAATTGATGGCCATTTTATTCCTTGTGTTTCTGTTAGAAATCCCGCAGAATTGCCTTGGGGTAAATTGGGTGTAGATTATGTTGTAGAATCTACTGGACTTTTTACTGATTATGCTGGGGCGGAAAATCACTTAAAAGCTGGTGCAAAAAGAGTTGTGATTTCTGCACCTACAAAAGATCCAGAGAAAGTGAAAACAATGGTGATGGGTGTAAACCATCAATCTTATGATCCAGCAAAGGATTTAATTGTTTCCAATGCTAGTTGTACTACAAATTGTTTAGCGCCAATTGCTAAAGTTATTAATGATAACTTTGGTTTGGCTGAAGGTTTGATGACTACAGTTCATGCGATGACTGCTACTCAACCTACAGTAGATGGACCAAGTAAAAAAGACTGGCGCGGTGGTAGAGGTGCTGCTCAAAATATTATTCCTTCTTCCACCGGTGCAGCTAAAGCTGTGGCTTTGGTTTTACCAGAGTTGAAAGGCAAGTTAACAGGGATGGCTTTTAGAGTTCCTACCCCTGATGTTTCGGTAGTTGATTTAACTTTCAAAACTGTCAAATCTACAAGTTACAAAGAAATTTGTGCAGCAATGAAACAAGCTGCTGAGGGTGAGTTAGCAGGTATTTTGGGTTATACCGATGAAGAGGTAGTTTCTACAGATTTTCAAGGTGATGCCCACTCTAGCATTTTTGATGCTGGTGCAGGAATTGAATTAAATTCTAACTTCTTTAAAGTTGTTTCCTGGTATGACAACGAATGGGGTTACTCTAACCGTGTTGTTGATTTGATGTTGTCAATGACACAGAAGTAAAAATTGATAATTGACAATTGACAATTGACAATTGATAATTGTCCATTTTCCATTGTCAATTGTCCATTATCCCCAGTATGGGCTTAACAAGGTTGCACTACCTGGACCGTTACCCCCTACTTTTTATGATGCGTCGAACCAAGATTATCTGTACTGTTGGTCCTGCTACTGCTGCACCGGAAAAGCTGCAAGCTTTGGTGGAAGCGGGAATGAATATGGCTAGGTTGAATTTCTCTCATGGTGCTTATGAAGCTCACGCCCAAACTTTTCATCATTTACGACGCATTAGTGATGAGTTAAAAAGACCCGTTGCGATTATGCAGGATTTGTGTGGTCCGAAAATTCGTTTGGGGAAGTTACCACCGGAAGGTTTGATGCTGGAAGCTGGTAGTGAGGTGACTTTTCTGTTACAGGAAAAGGGGGAAAATATTGATGAACTTCCCCTGCCTCTACCTACTTTATTCGCAATGATCCGCCCTGGTGAACCGGTTTTGATTAATGATGGTCGGGTGAAGTTAACTGTAACCAGTCGTGATGCTGATAAAATTCGCGCTCATGTGGATATTGGGGGTTTGATTTCTTCTCATAAGGGTGTAAATTTACCTGCGACTCCTTTACCTGTGAGTTCGATTACAGAAAAGGATTTGCAGGATTTACGGTTTGGCATTCAGTTGGGTGTAGACTGGGTAGCGGTTTCTTTTGTGCGATCGCCCGCAGACTTAGAACCTGCAAAACGCATGATTGAAGCTGCTGGTTCTAAAATTCGCCTCATTGCCAAAATTGAACGCCCGGAAGCTGTCGCCCAGTTAAATGACATCCTAGAAGTTGCTGATGCCATTATGATTGCCCGTGGTGATTTGGGAGTAGAAATGCCTATTCACCAAGTGCCATTAATTCAAAAAGATATCACTCGTCTCTGTAATTTGATGGGTAAGCCAGTAATTACAGCTACGCAGATGTTAGAATCGATGATTAGCGCCCCTGACCCCACTCGCGCCGAAGCAACGGATGTGGCTAATTCCATTTTGGATGGTACGGATGCGGTGATGTTGTCGGGAGAAACTGCCGTGGGTGAATATCCCATTGCGGCGGTACAAACAATGCACAATATCGCCTTACAAACGGAAAAAGCTCTACAAGAGGGAGCTAAACATAGTTGGAATCATGAAGCAGGGCGTTTGAGTGTGACGGAATCTGTCGCCCAGGCGGTTTGTCGCATGGCCTATGAAACGGGAGCTAAAGCGATTCTTTGTAATACCACTTCTGGCAGTACGGCGAGATTAATTTCCAAATATCGTCCCCTGACTCCAATTATCACCCTTACCTCTGAACCCATTGCTTACCGTCAGTTGGCTTTATCTTGGGGTGTAGAACCTTTATTAATCAAACCTGTTCACCATGCAGAAGAGATGTTTACCAATGTGGTTAACACGGTGGTAGAAAAAGGTTTCGTGAAAAAAGGTGACAAAGTTGTAATTACCTCTGGAGTACCAATTGGTATGTCAGGAACAACCAGTTTAATCAAAGTGCATTCTATTGGACAGCCTATCACAGCTTGAGACGTTTAAAATAGGGCTGAGGCTGGAACTTTTCTCTTCCTGCTCAAAAATTCTCAACTTCATTCCTTCTCTTCCTTTGTGTACTTTGCGTACTTTGCGGTTAATAAATCAAAAAAAGTTGGCAACTGCACACCTGAGAGGAATGATTTAGTAAAGTAAGGTTAGGCAATTATTAAGAAAAGTTGCCAAAATCAGAATCCTATGCAAGATCAAAGAGTTTAAATAATTGGGGATTGGTAAATCCTACACCAAAAAAATTTACGGAGTATGTTATGGCTAAAAATTTACTGGAACAGTTGCGGGAAGTAACCGTTGTTGTGGCGGATACTGGAGACATCCAAGCAATTGAAAAGTTTAAACCCCAGGACGCTACTACCAATCCTTCTTTGATTACTGCGGCGGCACAAATGCCGGAATATCAGGATATTGTTGATCAAACTTTAATTAAAGCAAAAAAAGATGCTGGTGCTAAGGCTACCCAAGGAGAGGTAGTTTCTTTGGCTTTTGACCGTTTGGCGGTATCCTTTGGATTAAAGATTTTGCAAATTATCCCCGGTCGGGTGTCTACTGAAGTAGATGCTCGTTTATCCTATGATACTGATGCCACTGTGGCTAAAGCCAGAGATTTGATTGCCCAATATAAAGCTGCGGGTATTTCTAAGGAACGGGTTTTGATTAAAATTGCCGCTACTTGGGAAGGTATCAAGGCTGCGGAAATTTTGGAGAAAGAGGGTATTCACTGTAACTTAACTTTGTTGTTTGGTGTACATCAAGCGATCGCCTGTGCTGAAGCTGGTGTCACTCTGATTTCTCCTTTTGTGGGTCGTATTCTTGACTGGTACAAAAAAGATACCGGACGGGATAGTTACCCCTCAGCAGAAGACCCTGGTGTATTGTCTGTAACTAAGATTTATAACTACTACAAAAAGTTTGGTTATAAGACTGAAGTTATGGGTGCTAGTTTCCGTAACATCGGGGAAATTACAGAGTTAGCTGGTTGTGATTTGTTGACTATTTCTCCTGGTTTGTTGTCTGAGTTGCAAAATACTGTGGGTGAGTTACCCCGCAAACTTGATCCTGCTAAGGTTGCAGGTTTATCTATTGAAAAAATCTCTGTTGATAAAGCGACTTTTGATAAGATGCACGCTGGCGATCGCATGGCATCTGATAAACTCTCTGAAGGTATTGATGGTTTCACTAAGGCTTTAATTACTTTAGAGCAATTATTGGCTGAAAGATTGGAACGTCTGGAAAAAGAAATGGTAGCTGCTGGTTAAGGGATAATTATTAGATGATTTAGGTGATTTAGATCCCCGGTTTCTTGAAGAAATCGGGGATCTGTTTTTTTTGTTTTTTTTATTTTTTTAATTGTCTGAATCAGGATTTACAGGATTTCAGGATTTACATGATTGATATTTTTTCGTTGTTTGTTGGCGTTGAGATCCCCGACTGATTGATTATTAGTATGCCGATGATTAGTAACTTTTGAGGTAAGTATTCATTCAGATTTGAGTTTTAAAATTGAGATCAATTCTGATAAATTAACATCATTCCCATTGATAGCGATCGCACTTTCAATAATCAATTCTCCTGCTTTCATATCAGTGAATAATGTTGAACCAGGAGTAACAGTTTTAAATAGAACTTCTAACAGTTTAACCTCATTACGTGGTAATGTATAATAAATTTTATCTCCCATAACTTTAATCTTTTCAGGTAACATATTTTGAGGAATATGTCCACCCAGAAAAATTTTCCAGCCACCAATTAAAGTTTTATAAATTAAAGAATCACTTTGAATATCTGGTTGTTTTAATAATTGTAATTCTCCTTCAATACAATCTTCTTTAAGAGTGATTAACTTGGGATTAAAATGCAACTTTACTTCTATTTTATCCTGTTTAATTATCGCTATTAATCCTTGAGTATCACCAGGTGTTAAACTAATAATTTGCTCTATTTTTGATTCAACTTGACGACATAAAAAAGTAACAGTTTTTGGTTTTAAGATTAATTGTTTGGCTGGGGTATTAAATTCTATATATGATTGTAAAATATTTTCGAGTATTTTTCCTGCATTACCTACAGTTTTCTGAATATTTTTGAATAAACCCATATTTTTGAATGAAGAAATTTTTGAATAAATAATTTTGACAACTATATTTAATTAATTATATAAAAAGTCACAGAATATGTCAATTACGTAGGGGCAAACCCCCCGTGGTTGCCCCCAAATGTGCTTAGGGGTAGGCACGGGGGCGCTACCCCTACAACAAATTTTTCTATTCCCTGTTCCCTGTTCCCTAATATATAAAATTTGCATGATGGAAAAAACCACCATGCAAAATCAAATTATTGAATAATTCAAACTTTACAACGCACCGCCAGCAGCTTGAAAACGAGCGCGAGCGCGTTTAAAGGCTTGTGTAGCTTGAATTTGAGCTTGTCTATCCCCTGCGGGAACTTGGTTTAATTTGGTTTGTGCTTGGTTGAAAGCTGTGCGGGCTTCTTCTAAATTAATAGCGTCCCCACGTTCAGCACCATTCACAAGAACGGTAACTTCATCTTCATCAACTTCAGCAAAACCACCCAAAAGGGCGATCGCTTGCCAGTTAGCAGTTTTACTAGCACGAACACGCATTACACCTGTATCCAATGCTGTCAACATGGGAGCGTGTCCACTTAAAACACCCAACTGACCAGTAGTGCTAGGTAAAATTACTTCATCAGCAGGAGCATCCCAGACAGTTTTATCTGGGGAAATTACACGAACGGTCAGAGTCATATTCTTTAGTTTCTACTTAGTAATGAGGTGACAGTTGACAGGTGACAGGTGACAGTGAAGAAAGCAGAGGTGCAAGGGGTAGAGTGCATGGGTAAAATATTCACGTTTGCCTTTTGCCTCTTGCCTCTTGCCTTTTGCCTTCTGTTCCCTGTTCCCTGTTCCCTGTTCCCTTTATTAACCTTTGAGCTTTTGAGCTTTAGCGATCGCTTCGTTGATATCACCTACCAAGTAGAAAGCTTGCTCTGGCAGATCATCCAATTCACCAGATAAAATTCTTTGGAAACCTTTGATGGTGTCTTCCAATTTCACATACTTACCAGGAGAACCAGTAAATACTTCTGCTACGAAGAAGGGCTGAGACAAGAAACGCTCAATCTTCCGAGCGCGTGCTACGGTGAGACGGTCTTCTTCAGACAATTCATCTAAACCTAAGATAGCGATGATGTCTTGTAATTCTTTGTAACGTTGTAAGGTAGACTGAACAGCACGAGCGGTATCATAGTGTTCTTTACCTACGATACCGGGCTGCAACATTGTGGAAGTAGAACCCAGAGGATCTACCGCAGGGTAAATACCCTTAGCTGCCAAACCACGAGACAATACTGTTGTACCGTCCAAGTGAGCGAAGGTTGTAGCGGGTGCGGGGTCGG contains:
- the pyk gene encoding pyruvate kinase; amino-acid sequence: MRRTKIICTVGPATAAPEKLQALVEAGMNMARLNFSHGAYEAHAQTFHHLRRISDELKRPVAIMQDLCGPKIRLGKLPPEGLMLEAGSEVTFLLQEKGENIDELPLPLPTLFAMIRPGEPVLINDGRVKLTVTSRDADKIRAHVDIGGLISSHKGVNLPATPLPVSSITEKDLQDLRFGIQLGVDWVAVSFVRSPADLEPAKRMIEAAGSKIRLIAKIERPEAVAQLNDILEVADAIMIARGDLGVEMPIHQVPLIQKDITRLCNLMGKPVITATQMLESMISAPDPTRAEATDVANSILDGTDAVMLSGETAVGEYPIAAVQTMHNIALQTEKALQEGAKHSWNHEAGRLSVTESVAQAVCRMAYETGAKAILCNTTSGSTARLISKYRPLTPIITLTSEPIAYRQLALSWGVEPLLIKPVHHAEEMFTNVVNTVVEKGFVKKGDKVVITSGVPIGMSGTTSLIKVHSIGQPITA
- a CDS encoding PspA/IM30 family protein; amino-acid sequence: MEVMKRILRVIGANVNSLVNGAEDPEKVLEQTFLEMQSNLVQLRQGVAGAIATQKRTERQALAAESQSQEWYRRAQLALQQGNEVLAREALTKRQTYQQTATALFEQIEQQKQVVEKLKQDMRSLELKTAEVKTKKDMYIARARSAAASYKLQEMLSEFSTTSSLGALERMEDKVIQMEAQSAAISQLGGDNLETGFAKLNSMNNDVETELAAMKTQMLKEVNNQQTQI
- the gap gene encoding type I glyceraldehyde-3-phosphate dehydrogenase, coding for MAKLKVAINGFGRIGRLVLRAGINNPNIEFVGINDLVPPDNLAYLLKYDSTHGKLKSKVEAREDGMVIDGHFIPCVSVRNPAELPWGKLGVDYVVESTGLFTDYAGAENHLKAGAKRVVISAPTKDPEKVKTMVMGVNHQSYDPAKDLIVSNASCTTNCLAPIAKVINDNFGLAEGLMTTVHAMTATQPTVDGPSKKDWRGGRGAAQNIIPSSTGAAKAVALVLPELKGKLTGMAFRVPTPDVSVVDLTFKTVKSTSYKEICAAMKQAAEGELAGILGYTDEEVVSTDFQGDAHSSIFDAGAGIELNSNFFKVVSWYDNEWGYSNRVVDLMLSMTQK
- a CDS encoding DUF721 domain-containing protein, encoding MSLKSVNDILGILQLEAQWQEQPFSRLLKCWEEVVGVKVAAQTRPLSIQRDVLWVATSSAAWAQNLTFQRKNLLLKLNQKLNHEISRPLIDIRFSTAQWKQTPLPDNPQQTLSPQAHPSYLGETISKSELKATAKNAQTAFEQWARNRQERSHNLNLPLCPQCQCPSPPGEVQRWGVCSPCAAKFVIDKPGNKE
- a CDS encoding PspA/IM30 family protein, whose amino-acid sequence is MGLFDRLKRVVSANVNDLINKAEDPEKMLEQALLEMQEDLVQLRQGIAQAIAAQKRTEKQYNDAVNEVNKWQRNAQLALQKGDENLARQALERKKTFNDTATALKASLEQQTVQVETLKKNLIQLESKISEAKTKKEMLKARITAAKAQEQLGSMVSGMSTSSAMAAFERMEEKVLMQEARAQSTAELVGGTLENQFAQLEGSSDVDDELAALKASMLSPAPPQPQLPPQQQTSNTQQPTTTDGPREPVDAELEALKRQLDQL
- the menB gene encoding 1,4-dihydroxy-2-naphthoyl-CoA synthase, translated to MSTDWKTVKTYEDILYQKTDGIAKITINRPHKRNAFRPKTVFELYEAFCDAREDTNIGVVLFTGAGPHTDGKYAFCSGGDQSVRGQAGYVDDEGIPRLNVLDLQRLIRSMPKVVIALVAGYAIGGGHVLHLICDLTIAADNAIFGQTGPKVGSFDGGFGASYLARIVGQKKAREIWFLCRQYNAEQALEMGLVNTVVPVAELEAEGIKWAQEILEKSPIAIRCLKAAFNADCDGQAGLQELAGNATLLYYMTAEGSEGKQAFLEKRPPNFRDFPWLP
- a CDS encoding transaldolase; translated protein: MAKNLLEQLREVTVVVADTGDIQAIEKFKPQDATTNPSLITAAAQMPEYQDIVDQTLIKAKKDAGAKATQGEVVSLAFDRLAVSFGLKILQIIPGRVSTEVDARLSYDTDATVAKARDLIAQYKAAGISKERVLIKIAATWEGIKAAEILEKEGIHCNLTLLFGVHQAIACAEAGVTLISPFVGRILDWYKKDTGRDSYPSAEDPGVLSVTKIYNYYKKFGYKTEVMGASFRNIGEITELAGCDLLTISPGLLSELQNTVGELPRKLDPAKVAGLSIEKISVDKATFDKMHAGDRMASDKLSEGIDGFTKALITLEQLLAERLERLEKEMVAAG
- a CDS encoding SPOR domain-containing protein, whose protein sequence is MSQNLTIDSDKPSSKTSGLKPALATALGSLEVQLDQELTRYRRARNGVRQPKTVSVENYIPQPSQELNTITETFVTTQPSTAEFKNNSIFLENPVSDVEKQEEINHLPLSSAEQSTKIQTPPQPPESKPISNIVPTKPKAAESETPVPANHTPKHPDDYLESSEALLRSLQEEQPPTNKSSNSNDSLLSPLGIGSMLLLLLASLTLGYVVFNPQTVPQLYLSKFFNRVYSQISENTDATANNISPIDQPQITPIPKYPNLAAREFPQVRDTNDIIGLTPKVKPTPTATPQPIVIETPISPVVPPTSVPNVSAIPKPKETLPGLNTEIKPSADRYYYIVADNQGNNALANARQVVPDAYLSDGQKYIYLGALKTEEQAKQRLKQLQTKGIKARVLKP
- the atpC gene encoding ATP synthase F1 subunit epsilon yields the protein MTLTVRVISPDKTVWDAPADEVILPSTTGQLGVLSGHAPMLTALDTGVMRVRASKTANWQAIALLGGFAEVDEDEVTVLVNGAERGDAINLEEARTAFNQAQTKLNQVPAGDRQAQIQATQAFKRARARFQAAGGAL